In Paeniglutamicibacter kerguelensis, one genomic interval encodes:
- the purU gene encoding formyltetrahydrofolate deformylase, protein MDTNSEVEHVLTIACPERPGIVHAVTGFLLEQGRDIVELKQFGDRRAGQFFMRIDVAGADTPGLTETMRTEFEPIAKQLNAEWTLDPKGTKRRVLIMVSKFDHCLNDLLHRARLGELPIDIVAVVSNHRDHEALVEWHNIPFYHVPVTPDTKPAAEARLLELIDEYDVELVVLARYMQVLSDELSRKLSGMTINIHHSFLPSFKGAKPYHQAWDRGVKTVGATAHYVNAELDEGPIISQQVQDVDHTYSPEDLVAAGRDTECKALSNAVKWHCEGRVFLYGNRTVVLR, encoded by the coding sequence ATGGATACGAATTCCGAAGTTGAACATGTCCTGACCATTGCCTGCCCCGAACGCCCGGGCATCGTGCACGCGGTCACCGGATTCCTGCTGGAGCAGGGCCGCGACATCGTGGAACTCAAGCAATTCGGCGATCGCCGGGCCGGCCAGTTCTTCATGCGCATCGACGTGGCGGGTGCCGATACCCCGGGACTCACGGAGACCATGCGCACGGAATTCGAGCCGATCGCCAAGCAACTGAACGCGGAGTGGACGCTGGATCCGAAGGGCACCAAGCGCCGGGTGCTGATCATGGTTTCCAAGTTCGACCACTGCCTCAACGACCTTCTGCACCGGGCCCGGCTGGGCGAACTGCCCATCGACATCGTCGCCGTGGTCTCCAACCACCGGGACCACGAGGCGCTGGTGGAGTGGCACAACATCCCGTTTTACCACGTGCCGGTCACCCCGGACACCAAGCCGGCCGCCGAGGCCAGGCTGCTGGAACTGATCGACGAGTACGACGTGGAACTCGTGGTCCTGGCCCGCTACATGCAGGTGCTCAGCGACGAGCTCAGTCGCAAGCTCTCGGGGATGACCATCAACATCCACCACTCGTTCCTGCCCAGCTTCAAGGGTGCCAAGCCCTACCACCAGGCCTGGGACCGCGGGGTCAAGACCGTGGGCGCCACGGCGCACTACGTCAACGCCGAGCTCGACGAGGGGCCGATCATCTCCCAGCAGGTCCAGGACGTCGACCACACCTACTCCCCCGAGGACCTGGTGGCCGCCGGCCGCGACACCGAATGCAAGGCGTTGTCCAACGCGGTCAAGTGGCACTGCGAGGGTCGCGTCTTCCTCTACGGCAACCGCACCGTGGTGCTCCGCTAG
- a CDS encoding sarcosine oxidase subunit gamma yields MAEQVLTDISTLRRSPLSHLGEALVRGSVQGARGVQLREIAFTTQVGLRAEPGSAAHSALAKATGVGLPESVGKVAGDAAGTAVLWQGPDEFLVVSPEAGNLAAELVEALGNEAGQVVDLSANRTILELSGPSARAVLEKGCPADLHPRSFAAGTAISAALGLVPVLLWKTDESTYRLLPRASFADYTARWLLDAMTEFASPQID; encoded by the coding sequence ATGGCTGAGCAGGTATTGACCGACATTTCCACACTGCGCCGCAGCCCGCTGTCCCACCTTGGGGAGGCCTTGGTCCGGGGATCCGTCCAGGGCGCACGGGGGGTCCAATTGCGCGAAATCGCCTTCACCACCCAGGTGGGGCTGCGCGCCGAACCGGGCTCCGCGGCCCACTCCGCCCTGGCCAAGGCCACCGGCGTCGGCCTGCCGGAATCCGTGGGCAAGGTGGCCGGCGACGCGGCCGGAACCGCTGTGCTCTGGCAGGGACCTGACGAGTTCCTGGTGGTGTCACCCGAGGCCGGCAACCTTGCCGCCGAGCTGGTGGAGGCACTGGGGAACGAGGCCGGGCAGGTCGTTGACCTCTCCGCGAACCGCACCATCCTAGAACTCTCCGGGCCCAGCGCCCGCGCGGTGCTGGAGAAGGGGTGCCCGGCGGACCTGCACCCGCGCAGCTTTGCCGCCGGCACCGCGATCTCCGCGGCGCTGGGACTGGTGCCGGTGCTGCTGTGGAAGACCGACGAGAGCACCTACCGGCTGCTGCCGAGGGCTTCCTTCGCCGACTACACGGCACGTTGGTTGCTCGACGCCATGACGGAGTTCGCTTCCCCGCAGATCGACTAG